Proteins from a genomic interval of Pseudomonadota bacterium:
- a CDS encoding sigma-54 dependent transcriptional regulator yields MDRAPKILIVDNDQEMRISLFEAMSRKGYEVSVAENGSMALNMVKRNAPDIMIAEIRMPEMDGMELLRSCRKHYPEVSIILITAHASIETAVEAMKCGAFDYIIKPFPVEVVEDTVERLIISAMSRPALQTARERTRGRTEKPIIGNDKKLMMLMDRARSVASSKATVLVLGESGTGKEVFARYLHNESDRRDGPFVALNCAALPETLLESELFGHEKGAFTGAVTTKKGKFELADRGTLLLDEIGEIPLHLQSKLLRVLQEEEVDRLGGRNPISIDVHVVATTNRSLENAVSEGAFRQDLYYRLNVIPLVLPPLRERPGDILMLADHFIEKYSVLYNKEFKKMSGSSVSRFLEYEWPGNVREMENLVERAVLLSSGSMLDVDDFWINDNAPMAGKKSPFGPSSAVSSVMGVPDKIQTLREVERQMILQALRQTDNNRTHAAKLLGVSVRTLRNKLHEYRTHGTVD; encoded by the coding sequence ATGGATCGAGCCCCGAAAATACTGATTGTTGATAACGACCAGGAAATGCGCATCTCGCTTTTCGAGGCGATGAGCCGCAAGGGCTACGAGGTTTCGGTAGCTGAAAACGGCAGCATGGCCCTGAATATGGTCAAGCGCAATGCCCCGGATATCATGATTGCCGAGATCAGAATGCCTGAAATGGATGGCATGGAACTTCTCCGGAGCTGCCGCAAACATTACCCGGAAGTATCCATCATCCTGATCACCGCGCATGCCTCAATCGAAACGGCGGTCGAGGCGATGAAATGCGGGGCGTTTGATTATATCATCAAGCCCTTTCCGGTGGAGGTCGTTGAGGACACCGTCGAGAGGCTGATCATCTCGGCGATGAGCAGGCCTGCGCTGCAGACTGCCAGGGAAAGGACCAGGGGCAGAACCGAAAAACCGATTATCGGCAACGATAAAAAGCTCATGATGCTCATGGACCGGGCGCGAAGCGTTGCCTCCAGCAAGGCGACCGTTCTCGTGCTTGGTGAATCGGGTACCGGCAAGGAGGTTTTTGCCAGATACCTTCACAATGAAAGTGACAGGCGGGATGGCCCGTTTGTGGCTTTAAACTGTGCGGCGTTGCCGGAAACACTCCTTGAGAGCGAGTTGTTCGGCCATGAAAAGGGGGCTTTCACCGGTGCGGTCACCACCAAAAAGGGCAAGTTTGAACTGGCCGATCGCGGCACTCTGCTGCTCGATGAAATCGGGGAAATTCCCCTCCATCTTCAATCGAAACTCCTCAGGGTTCTCCAGGAAGAAGAGGTGGACCGGCTTGGCGGCAGAAATCCGATCAGTATCGATGTTCATGTTGTTGCCACCACCAATCGGTCTCTTGAAAATGCCGTCAGTGAAGGGGCTTTCCGCCAGGATCTCTACTATCGCCTCAATGTTATCCCTCTGGTTCTGCCGCCTCTGCGGGAACGTCCCGGCGACATTCTCATGCTGGCGGACCATTTTATTGAAAAATATTCGGTCCTCTACAATAAAGAGTTCAAGAAGATGTCCGGCTCTTCGGTCAGCAGGTTTCTTGAGTACGAATGGCCGGGAAATGTCAGAGAGATGGAAAACCTGGTGGAAAGGGCGGTTCTTCTCTCCTCCGGCAGCATGCTCGATGTCGATGATTTCTGGATCAATGATAATGCCCCGATGGCCGGCAAAAAATCGCCGTTCGGTCCATCTTCTGCGGTAAGCTCCGTCATGGGGGTGCCGGACAAGATTCAGACTTTGAGGGAGGTTGAGCGTCAAATGATCCTACAGGCCCTTCGCCAGACCGACAATAATCGGACACATGCAGCCAAACTTCTGGGCGTCAGTGTCAGGACTCTTCGCAATAAACTTCATGAATACCGGACCCATGGTACTGTTGACTGA
- the flgC gene encoding flagellar basal body rod protein FlgC: MDILTAMKISASALKAERTRLNISAMNLANANTTRTVEGGPYKAKSVVFGARPLENDFSGHLDLAGAKLRKVEVVEIIEDKAPFKEVYDPSHPDANENGVVLMPNVNVVEQMTDIMSARRAYEANVTALDAVKSMALKAMDISR, encoded by the coding sequence ATGGATATCCTGACCGCGATGAAGATAAGCGCTTCGGCCCTGAAGGCCGAAAGAACAAGGCTGAATATCAGTGCCATGAATCTTGCCAACGCCAACACCACCCGGACGGTTGAAGGCGGCCCGTACAAGGCGAAATCGGTCGTCTTCGGGGCAAGACCGCTGGAAAATGATTTCAGCGGTCATCTTGATCTGGCCGGCGCAAAGCTCAGGAAGGTAGAGGTGGTTGAGATCATTGAAGATAAGGCGCCTTTTAAAGAGGTTTACGATCCCTCTCATCCCGATGCGAATGAAAACGGGGTCGTCCTGATGCCCAATGTGAATGTGGTGGAACAGATGACCGATATCATGAGCGCCAGAAGGGCGTATGAGGCAAACGTGACTGCTCTGGATGCGGTCAAAAGCATGGCCCTGAAGGCTATGGATATCAGCAGGTAA
- a CDS encoding S41 family peptidase produces the protein MKNRKFSTARKIVMTLLIITPILAVFLFSQGRDATAKPHDTYESLEVFSNVLSLIQKHYVENVETTDVLQGAIKGMLVSLDPHSSYLKPDDFKELKLETKGSFTGIGIEITVKDSILTIVSPIEGTPGYKIGLQAGDKILKIENEPTKDLTLMEAVKKLRGPKGSKVTISVHREGWSDLKEFEITRGVIPLHSVKSKILEPGYIYIRISNFQAKTTSDFIKELKELNERGKVKGLIIDLRNNPGGLLAQSVKISDIFIDDGLIVSTKGRVKDQNTEYFARPSGEKHDYPIIVLVNQGSASASEIVAGALQDHKKALVVGTQTFGKGSVQTIIPMSNGAGLRLTTARYYTPSGRSIQAKGIEPDIVVENLPEDISESHKKVKKKPKFLREKDLRKHLTNGDEDEETENDKEEEETKNDDTVEKDDSVKDQDATDPKADSKTDPKSGKKEKTALEKAEEEAEQVKEQLARDNQLRTALMLLKGLNVYTHFKQPNGK, from the coding sequence ATGAAAAACAGGAAATTTTCCACTGCCAGAAAAATTGTTATGACACTCCTGATAATCACCCCGATTCTGGCAGTTTTTCTTTTTTCACAGGGGCGCGATGCCACTGCCAAACCTCATGACACCTATGAAAGTCTCGAGGTTTTCTCAAACGTCCTGAGCCTGATCCAGAAGCACTACGTCGAGAATGTCGAAACCACCGATGTTCTTCAGGGCGCCATCAAAGGCATGCTCGTCTCCCTGGATCCTCATTCATCCTACCTGAAACCGGACGACTTCAAGGAGCTGAAACTTGAAACCAAAGGAAGCTTTACCGGCATCGGGATTGAAATAACCGTCAAGGACTCAATCCTCACCATTGTATCGCCCATCGAAGGAACGCCCGGATACAAGATCGGCCTTCAGGCCGGTGACAAAATCCTGAAAATCGAGAATGAGCCGACCAAGGATCTCACCCTGATGGAAGCAGTCAAAAAACTCCGTGGCCCGAAAGGGTCCAAAGTCACCATCTCTGTTCACCGTGAAGGATGGAGCGATCTGAAAGAGTTTGAGATCACCCGCGGAGTCATTCCTCTGCACAGCGTCAAATCCAAGATACTTGAGCCCGGCTACATCTACATCAGGATTTCCAACTTCCAGGCTAAAACCACCAGCGACTTCATCAAGGAACTCAAAGAGCTCAACGAACGGGGAAAAGTCAAAGGGCTGATCATCGATCTCCGCAACAACCCGGGCGGCCTGCTGGCCCAATCGGTAAAAATTTCCGACATCTTCATTGACGATGGCCTGATTGTTTCCACCAAAGGGAGAGTAAAAGACCAGAACACAGAATACTTTGCCCGACCGAGTGGAGAAAAGCACGACTACCCGATCATTGTTCTTGTGAACCAGGGAAGCGCGAGTGCCTCCGAGATTGTAGCAGGAGCTTTGCAGGATCACAAAAAAGCCCTGGTCGTCGGGACCCAGACCTTCGGCAAGGGATCGGTCCAGACCATTATCCCGATGAGTAACGGCGCCGGCCTGCGACTGACCACAGCCAGATACTACACCCCGAGCGGCAGATCTATTCAGGCCAAGGGAATTGAACCGGATATCGTCGTCGAAAACCTGCCCGAAGATATCTCCGAGAGCCATAAAAAGGTTAAAAAGAAACCGAAATTCCTGCGGGAGAAAGACCTTCGCAAACATCTCACCAATGGCGATGAAGACGAAGAGACCGAGAACGACAAAGAGGAAGAAGAAACCAAAAACGATGACACTGTAGAGAAAGATGACAGCGTCAAAGATCAGGATGCCACTGACCCGAAAGCTGACTCGAAAACCGACCCGAAGAGTGGCAAGAAAGAGAAGACCGCTCTCGAAAAAGCTGAAGAGGAAGCGGAGCAGGTCAAGGAACAACTGGCCAGGGACAATCAGTTGCGGACCGCCCTGATGCTCCTGAAAGGACTCAATGTCTACACCCATTTCAAGCAGCCGAATGGGAAATAG
- the fliE gene encoding flagellar hook-basal body complex protein FliE: protein MIKDIGGVNGLLQNNPAVTKGGATGGDGAAGFADLLKSQVATVNEAMQEADQAATGLVTGQHANIHETMIALEKANVSFRLMTKIQGKVISAYQEIMRMQL from the coding sequence ATGATCAAGGATATTGGTGGTGTGAATGGTCTGCTGCAGAACAATCCGGCGGTAACGAAAGGGGGGGCAACCGGCGGCGATGGCGCGGCAGGATTTGCCGACCTGCTCAAAAGTCAGGTGGCCACGGTAAACGAAGCGATGCAGGAAGCTGACCAGGCTGCAACCGGGCTGGTTACCGGGCAGCATGCAAACATTCATGAGACGATGATCGCTCTTGAAAAGGCCAACGTTTCCTTCCGGCTGATGACCAAGATCCAGGGCAAGGTGATCAGTGCCTATCAGGAAATCATGAGGATGCAGCTTTAA
- the ftsE gene encoding cell division ATP-binding protein FtsE, whose protein sequence is MIDAVKLTKVYPPDIIALQNVSITVGKGEILFLTGMSGAGKTTLLKIICCMEKPNKGIIEVAGMDLGRISSTETQVLRQQIGVVYQDFKILPKQTVFQNIAMPMEVAYRSARDIRDRIDYLLDRLQLAHKRDVQAGKLSRGEQQRVAIARAACNTPPLLLADEPTGNLDAGVSELVMKLFEELNQQGCTLIIATHDESIYRNTRHRKVELEHGLFSKHTIQRQLPLLNMQGGSASPDHGGN, encoded by the coding sequence ATCATTGATGCGGTAAAACTCACCAAAGTCTACCCTCCCGACATCATTGCCCTGCAGAATGTTTCCATCACGGTGGGCAAAGGAGAAATACTTTTTCTTACCGGGATGAGCGGTGCGGGGAAAACGACCCTGCTGAAAATCATCTGCTGCATGGAGAAGCCTAACAAGGGGATCATTGAAGTTGCGGGCATGGATCTCGGGCGGATCTCGTCAACCGAGACCCAGGTTCTTCGCCAGCAGATCGGGGTCGTGTATCAGGATTTTAAAATTCTCCCCAAACAGACCGTGTTTCAGAACATTGCCATGCCCATGGAGGTCGCCTACCGGAGTGCCCGTGATATCCGGGACCGTATTGATTATCTGCTCGACCGGCTGCAGCTTGCGCACAAACGGGATGTTCAGGCGGGTAAACTTTCCCGGGGTGAACAGCAGCGGGTCGCAATTGCCAGAGCCGCCTGCAACACCCCGCCCCTTCTTCTTGCCGACGAACCGACCGGCAACCTTGATGCCGGGGTCTCAGAGCTGGTCATGAAACTTTTCGAAGAGTTGAACCAGCAGGGATGCACCCTGATCATTGCCACCCACGACGAATCCATCTACCGCAACACCAGGCATCGCAAGGTGGAGCTTGAGCACGGCCTGTTCAGCAAACACACCATCCAGAGACAGCTCCCGCTGCTTAACATGCAGGGAGGCTCCGCATCCCCTGATCACGGAGGAAACTGA
- a CDS encoding PilZ domain-containing protein codes for MTSGNERREAVRATDRILFAFEPVDLARYQDILDDHRRGISIYHQTGLTDIQMYIGAQEALAKLRDRDLELATFLQHLDTKLNMVLQKVSGDKSPFEMMDLLEVDFSASGMAFDSADPASPGEIMALHITLLPDYLYIFCFGEVVSCQDNAEGPGIPGKRVAVKFILINDDDKEKLVQHNFRQQSLALRNRRLKGDR; via the coding sequence ATGACTTCAGGAAATGAAAGAAGAGAGGCGGTCAGGGCTACGGATCGAATCCTGTTTGCCTTTGAACCTGTGGACCTGGCAAGATATCAGGACATCCTTGACGATCATCGCCGTGGAATATCCATCTATCATCAGACAGGCCTTACCGATATCCAGATGTACATCGGGGCGCAGGAGGCCCTGGCAAAATTGCGTGATCGGGATCTGGAACTGGCAACTTTTCTGCAGCATCTCGACACAAAGTTAAACATGGTTCTGCAGAAGGTCAGCGGGGACAAGTCTCCCTTTGAAATGATGGATTTGCTGGAGGTTGATTTCAGCGCTTCAGGGATGGCTTTCGACTCGGCTGATCCTGCTTCTCCGGGGGAAATCATGGCGCTGCATATAACTCTTCTACCCGACTATCTCTATATTTTCTGTTTTGGAGAAGTTGTGAGCTGCCAGGATAATGCAGAGGGGCCTGGAATTCCCGGGAAAAGAGTCGCTGTGAAGTTTATTCTGATTAATGATGATGACAAGGAAAAACTGGTTCAACACAATTTCCGCCAGCAGAGTCTGGCACTTAGGAACCGACGTTTAAAAGGCGACAGGTAG
- a CDS encoding sigma-54 dependent transcriptional regulator: MACGSSVENLKSLFPELNSLLGVVPCAFLAQNPSVSEAVLALQDGFAHYVENPAADGVIKEVLARISNPGAGKTAAVGRAERGVASMTGESNRIREVFALIRKICDTDSTVLVYGESGTGKELIAQALHYESGRASRPFIPVNCGAIPGELLESELFGHEKGAFTHAIRTRIGRFEMADGGTVFLDEISEMSPMLQVKLLRVLQERMFERVGGTRTIQSDFRVIAATNKNLEEQVERGAFRQDLFYRLNVIPIEAPPLRERGGDIPLLIERFINRFNRAKKKKITGLDHEVLEIMMKYPWPGNVRELENVVERMVILASGDHLTREDLPVKFLEGGRRFETAASKGFEIPPAGFSLSEEVAAFEKKIISKALEQTDWVKNRAARLLNVNRTTLIEKMKRYEMGARPDPDENEE; the protein is encoded by the coding sequence ATGGCCTGCGGTTCCTCTGTTGAAAATTTGAAATCTCTTTTCCCCGAACTCAACTCCCTGCTCGGTGTTGTCCCGTGTGCTTTCCTGGCCCAGAACCCCTCGGTGTCAGAGGCCGTGTTGGCCCTTCAGGACGGTTTTGCTCACTATGTTGAAAATCCCGCTGCCGACGGGGTGATCAAGGAGGTGCTGGCAAGGATTTCCAATCCTGGCGCTGGAAAAACTGCCGCGGTTGGCAGAGCCGAACGGGGAGTGGCTTCGATGACCGGGGAGAGCAACCGAATCCGGGAAGTGTTTGCCCTGATCCGCAAAATCTGTGATACCGACAGCACTGTTCTGGTGTATGGCGAGTCCGGAACCGGCAAAGAACTGATTGCCCAGGCGCTTCATTATGAAAGTGGCAGGGCCTCCCGTCCTTTTATCCCGGTCAACTGTGGCGCCATTCCCGGAGAACTCCTGGAGAGTGAGCTTTTCGGCCACGAAAAGGGCGCGTTCACCCATGCAATCCGGACCAGGATCGGCCGGTTTGAAATGGCCGATGGCGGGACGGTGTTTCTTGACGAGATTTCAGAAATGAGCCCCATGCTCCAGGTGAAGCTCCTGAGGGTGTTGCAGGAGAGGATGTTTGAAAGGGTTGGCGGCACCAGAACCATTCAATCCGACTTCCGGGTGATCGCCGCGACCAACAAGAATCTTGAGGAACAGGTTGAACGCGGGGCATTTCGCCAGGACCTGTTCTACCGTTTAAACGTCATCCCCATCGAAGCACCGCCGCTCCGGGAAAGAGGCGGTGATATCCCTCTTCTGATAGAACGGTTTATAAACCGGTTCAACCGGGCCAAGAAAAAGAAGATCACCGGCCTCGATCACGAGGTTCTTGAGATCATGATGAAATACCCCTGGCCGGGTAATGTGCGTGAACTTGAGAATGTGGTCGAGAGAATGGTGATCCTGGCATCCGGCGACCACCTTACCCGGGAGGATCTGCCGGTAAAATTTCTTGAAGGGGGCAGGCGCTTTGAAACCGCTGCGAGCAAAGGTTTTGAAATTCCTCCTGCAGGATTTTCGCTGAGTGAGGAGGTGGCCGCTTTCGAAAAGAAGATTATTTCCAAGGCTCTGGAGCAGACGGATTGGGTGAAAAACAGGGCGGCCAGGCTCCTGAACGTGAACCGGACAACCCTGATTGAAAAGATGAAAAGATATGAGATGGGGGCGAGACCCGACCCCGATGAGAATGAAGAGTAG
- the flgB gene encoding flagellar basal body rod protein FlgB, with the protein MMDKKLFGGFVDISARALDTRYARQGLIQTNIANMETPGYKVQELPFRKVMESVMTQKGELATTNARHISPDPVETGRSLEFKQEDRPPDLDEEMVKLSENQLMYELSTRLVGKKFEGLKYAIDEGGR; encoded by the coding sequence ATGATGGACAAGAAACTGTTCGGCGGGTTTGTCGATATCTCGGCACGGGCGCTTGATACCCGCTATGCCAGGCAGGGGCTGATCCAGACCAACATCGCCAATATGGAAACTCCGGGCTACAAGGTGCAGGAGCTTCCGTTCAGGAAGGTGATGGAAAGCGTGATGACCCAAAAAGGCGAGCTTGCCACGACCAATGCCAGGCATATTTCTCCTGATCCGGTCGAAACCGGCCGCAGTCTGGAGTTTAAACAGGAGGACCGACCGCCGGATCTTGATGAGGAAATGGTAAAACTTTCCGAGAACCAGTTGATGTATGAATTGTCAACCAGGCTTGTCGGGAAAAAATTTGAAGGGCTCAAGTATGCCATTGATGAAGGAGGCCGCTGA
- a CDS encoding peptidoglycan DD-metalloendopeptidase family protein codes for MIILPKSYITTFLLTALCFSAGSAFADDEVRKLEKEVRIQQSKIQRVQEDIEDHKGLVRESRDKEINLLNQLEKIDQDLARGRKNLQDLKDDLTAQEKLINQKTEELTRVIDEKEKIKDHVRNRLVSFYKMGDIGLMNVTFSASSLPDLLSFKEYFHSLIQYDQKVIEGYREKVLALIAIREELKQGKEEMLKVIVKVKNQESMLSEIRRERMTLLARINTEKKLYQRALEEMEEASEGLTKTLASLREELVETRSKARKKFFSSPKKRRPGSGTDLAQMKGRLVPPVRGSVSTLFGKNSKGRFGLTTFANGIDIKTVSGSEVLAVYDGKVVYSGQLRGYGNLIIIDHGQQYYTLVSRVAELYKKEGEEVKTGEVIGLMNDQGGLLGEGLHFEIRHGTEPQDPLEWLNNSLLKMEAASATSEEESDPTANN; via the coding sequence ATGATCATCCTGCCGAAATCATACATAACAACCTTCCTGCTGACGGCCCTGTGCTTTTCAGCCGGTTCAGCCTTCGCCGATGATGAAGTACGGAAACTGGAAAAAGAGGTGCGCATTCAGCAGTCCAAGATCCAGAGAGTCCAGGAAGATATTGAGGACCATAAAGGGCTCGTCCGGGAATCAAGAGACAAGGAAATCAACCTGCTCAACCAGCTCGAGAAAATTGACCAGGATCTCGCGCGCGGCCGTAAAAACCTCCAGGATCTGAAAGACGACCTGACGGCGCAGGAAAAACTGATCAACCAGAAGACCGAAGAGCTAACCCGGGTCATCGACGAAAAGGAGAAGATCAAGGACCATGTCAGAAACAGGCTGGTCTCTTTCTACAAGATGGGGGACATCGGCCTGATGAATGTCACCTTCTCGGCCTCGAGTCTGCCTGACCTGCTCAGTTTCAAAGAGTACTTCCATTCCCTGATCCAGTATGACCAGAAGGTGATCGAAGGATATCGGGAAAAAGTTCTCGCCCTGATCGCCATCCGGGAAGAGCTGAAGCAGGGAAAAGAGGAGATGCTGAAAGTCATCGTCAAGGTCAAGAATCAGGAGAGCATGCTCTCCGAGATCCGCAGGGAGAGGATGACTCTTCTGGCCAGGATCAACACCGAGAAGAAACTCTATCAGCGTGCGCTGGAAGAAATGGAAGAGGCCTCCGAAGGTCTGACCAAAACCCTGGCAAGTCTCCGGGAAGAACTGGTGGAAACCCGGAGCAAGGCGCGAAAGAAATTCTTCTCTTCCCCGAAAAAAAGGCGTCCGGGTTCGGGGACCGACCTTGCGCAAATGAAAGGCAGACTGGTCCCACCGGTAAGAGGATCGGTATCGACCTTATTCGGCAAAAACAGCAAGGGCAGGTTCGGGCTGACCACCTTTGCCAACGGGATCGATATCAAAACTGTATCAGGCTCCGAGGTTCTCGCTGTTTATGACGGCAAGGTTGTTTATTCCGGTCAGCTTCGCGGCTACGGCAATCTGATCATTATTGATCACGGCCAGCAGTATTACACCCTGGTTTCACGGGTGGCGGAATTGTACAAGAAAGAGGGGGAGGAAGTTAAAACCGGTGAGGTCATCGGTCTGATGAACGATCAGGGCGGCTTGCTCGGCGAGGGACTGCACTTTGAGATCAGGCACGGAACAGAGCCTCAGGACCCCCTTGAATGGCTGAACAACAGCCTGCTGAAAATGGAAGCAGCCAGCGCAACCTCGGAAGAGGAAAGTGACCCTACAGCGAATAATTGA
- a CDS encoding OmpA family protein: MAADEEKKVVCPPAGAPAWMCTFADLMSLLMTFFILLLSFSEMDRQKFKQVAGSMEKAFGVQKEQRVYGSLEGDMMISTGFMSTPLAVKLQQSVEEEMAAELESGAAEMEMGPEGLVLRVKDSIAFELGRAEIKERFLPLLDRIGKIVAEHEALVTVKGHTDNIPLTRGAPFRSNWSLSTARAVGVVEYWSEKFKIPASRMTASGFADGVPLEKNDSAAQRARNRRVEFVIKPSGSAVVFKGLTESVNSSAIK; encoded by the coding sequence ATGGCTGCAGATGAAGAGAAAAAGGTGGTCTGCCCGCCCGCCGGAGCACCTGCCTGGATGTGCACCTTTGCGGATCTGATGTCTCTGCTGATGACCTTTTTTATCCTGCTGCTCTCATTTTCGGAGATGGACCGCCAGAAGTTCAAGCAGGTTGCAGGCTCTATGGAGAAAGCGTTCGGCGTGCAGAAAGAGCAGCGGGTCTATGGCAGTCTGGAAGGGGACATGATGATCTCGACCGGATTCATGAGTACTCCACTTGCCGTAAAGCTGCAGCAGAGTGTTGAGGAAGAGATGGCCGCCGAGCTTGAGTCCGGGGCAGCGGAGATGGAAATGGGGCCGGAAGGACTGGTGTTGCGGGTGAAAGACTCGATTGCCTTTGAACTTGGCCGGGCGGAGATCAAGGAACGGTTCCTTCCTCTTCTTGACAGGATTGGGAAAATAGTCGCCGAGCATGAAGCGCTGGTAACTGTTAAAGGGCACACTGATAATATCCCCCTGACGAGAGGAGCGCCTTTCAGGTCGAACTGGAGCTTGTCTACGGCGAGGGCGGTCGGTGTTGTTGAATACTGGTCGGAAAAATTTAAAATTCCAGCCTCAAGGATGACGGCTTCCGGATTTGCCGATGGAGTTCCCCTTGAGAAAAACGATTCGGCAGCACAGAGGGCAAGAAACAGGAGGGTTGAGTTTGTCATCAAGCCGTCCGGTTCTGCGGTCGTTTTCAAGGGGCTGACCGAGTCGGTGAACAGCAGCGCAATCAAATAA
- a CDS encoding permease-like cell division protein FtsX — MGLRTFFFLKQTGRNLKQSWPTQLMTLLTVSLSVLIFTFFLLIYTNIIGSSDRLGDELRVVVYLDEEIIPEMQPMIKRKITDFSEVEKIVFISRQEAFNRLRTQLDSEKEVLDDLGPEFLPPSIEVYPIRNLESLTTLKQFSDYLGTLPGAQKVQYGQNWIERFGFFTELLRIVVILSGVLLILATVFMVSYTIRLTVVAKEAELEVLRLVGATSSYIQTPLLIEGILQGVVGSSLGILFLYLIFEWTRMHLGGPGFLNMLDFRFFAPSTTALIMAVSILLCTGGSFLSIRKYMRI, encoded by the coding sequence ATGGGACTCAGAACCTTTTTTTTCCTGAAGCAGACCGGAAGAAACCTGAAGCAAAGCTGGCCAACCCAGCTCATGACTCTGCTGACGGTCAGCCTTTCCGTTTTGATCTTCACTTTTTTCCTGCTGATCTATACCAATATTATCGGCTCCAGCGACCGGCTGGGGGATGAGCTGAGGGTGGTGGTTTATCTCGACGAGGAAATCATCCCTGAAATGCAGCCCATGATCAAAAGAAAGATCACCGATTTCAGCGAAGTGGAAAAGATCGTCTTCATCTCGAGACAGGAAGCCTTCAACCGGCTGCGCACTCAGCTCGATTCAGAGAAAGAGGTCCTGGATGATCTGGGACCTGAGTTCCTCCCGCCTTCCATCGAGGTTTATCCGATCAGGAACCTTGAAAGCCTTACCACCCTGAAACAGTTCTCGGACTATCTAGGGACGCTTCCCGGAGCGCAAAAGGTCCAATACGGCCAGAACTGGATCGAGCGCTTCGGCTTCTTTACCGAACTGCTTCGGATCGTGGTTATCCTCAGCGGCGTTCTCCTGATCCTGGCAACGGTCTTTATGGTTTCGTACACTATCCGGCTCACCGTTGTCGCCAAGGAGGCAGAGCTGGAAGTGCTTCGCCTGGTCGGCGCCACCAGTTCCTACATTCAGACACCGCTTCTCATCGAAGGCATCCTGCAGGGGGTTGTCGGCTCCAGCCTGGGGATTCTGTTCCTTTACCTGATCTTTGAATGGACCAGAATGCACCTTGGTGGTCCGGGGTTCCTGAACATGCTTGATTTCAGATTTTTTGCCCCTTCTACCACTGCCCTGATTATGGCGGTGTCAATATTGCTCTGTACTGGAGGCAGCTTTCTTTCCATCCGCAAATACATGCGGATCTGA